From the genome of Fusibacter sp. A1:
TAAGTTCGAGAGCTGACAAAGCCCACCCCCAGTCCCTGCTCGGAACTTGCCATAGTGAAGTATCATACCCTCCTTATACCCTTTTCTTTTCGTAGGTTTGCCAAGACTGTACCAGTAAGAAAACACCTCTCTAGGTTCAATCACTAAACCGTCAATTGAGCGAATGGCAATTTTTAAGTTCTCCGCCTTATTATGCTGCATCCACATATCAACATCTTTTAAACGTCTTAGTATCGGGGTGCGGTGGGTAAATGTAATATAAGGCAGCAGCTCATTCGTTCTATGTTTAGAGAATCGACTCGATTCTTTCAGCCACTGGAGTTTGCGTTTTTGCCTAAAGTATAATTTTCCTATGCTTGTTCGGAGCTTAGAACGCCTTTTAGGCATAAGGTATTTATATTCACTCATTGACTGTTACCATATGGTTACTCCCTAACTCATAGTGATGCACCTATTGCATCTTAACGTTGTATCATTTCCAAAGTGAATGTAAAAATCCTCCACTTGCCCACTTACTCGTATCACTTCTTCACTATCAATTTTAAGTCGTATGTAATCACTTAACTTCAATTTGCGTGTCAAGAAATTTCCGTTAATCCAAACATCCAGCCAGTAAAGTTTTTCATGATCAGCATCCACGAAAAATCGACCTCTACATCCGCTAACGTAATCCTTTAAAAGTTCAATAGTTGCTTGTTTCGCCTCTTCTCCAGTAACATTAAACTCCAAATACTCTTTTTTAAATGAACTCGAATCATTTCTAAAGACGTTCATTATGTGATCGTCTACCTTACGACTGTTAAACGTCCCATTATGACTTACTTTTCTTCTTATTGAAGCTGTTAAGAGTATCTTTTGATTGCCTACTTGGTATATCATTGAATCCTCCTTGCTTAACGAAAATAATCAAACAATATAAATCGACAGACTATGGCTGTTCAACGACAACTTTACTTAAGTGTCAATTACCTAGCACATTTCAATTTATGATGAGTGTCATTTAGACTTTATTATCTTTTGTTTCACTTTTCTTATAAGAATATAATATATTGACATTGATGCCGCTAAAATAAGTAGTATGTTGATTAATTCTTTAGCTTCAATAACATTGTCAAACACTGCAGAAATATGAATTGCCGTTGAAATTAATGAAAATCGAACCATAAAACGGCTCACTTTTTCATACTTACTCAAATCCTTTTCGAAGTTTTTTATAAAGATGATTCCTACAACTGCAAGGATAATAGCTGAAATAATTCGCGTAAGCATAACAATTGTTATTGGTAACATAAAAGTTCTCCATATCTATAGATGAATAGTCGTTAATCGTTAAAGGAATCAAGCTCCTTCATACTATATTTCTGCAGTTTTATTATAGGTGTTATATTCGTGTATTTACAATTGATACTCGTAATCAATATAATCTCCTGAAAAACTCGTTTCTGAATTGTTGACCCTTTTTTCAACCAATTTGAACCCGACACTTTCGTAATTTCTTTGCGCTGGAACCAACGCTTGGTTTGTAGTCACAATTATTTTCTTCAACTCATTTTGTCTATTTCTAGAAAGCGCTTCTTCAAGCTGTAGTTTTCCGTATTTCATTCCTTTAAATTTAGTAGCCACACAGTTGTGGCCGATCTCTACATAATCAGGCATGTTCCTTGGATCCCAGGAAACAAATCCTATCGCCTCATCATCTAGAACAGTGACTATGCAACAGCTATCCCCTATGTGAATATTGTCATAAAAAAAATCGTCGCACTCTCTCCAATTCAAACTAAAGTGTTCTTCATATCTTCCGTCATAGGCATATGCGTCCTTTAGCAGTTGAAAGAGTGTTCCTCTTTTGAAATCGCTGACTTTACGATAGGCTATCATCATTTTTCCCCTTCAATCGGATACTCCGCTTTTTAAGACTTTTCATTCTTTCCAATAGTTTTTTGAAGCTTCAACTTTTTTTCTTCAATCAAAAATCCTTCAATTTCTTCTTGTAATGCTTTTTCGAAGGTGAACTTAAAAATCGGCGCTGGAACGTAATCCGGGTATCGTTTGTACTTCTTATAAACTTGCAGTTCGATAAGTTGCTCATCTTTGACGGGTTGCCAAATGAAATTCTCAAGCTTATCAAAGTTTATTTTAGCAGTGGAGCTATAAACAACAGAATCTGTAATTCCTTTTTTAAGAACCAAGTCAACAAAATCCCCTATCAAAGCTGCAGCAACTACTGCAATCATTGAAAAGTTCAAGTCAACATACGGATATCCGATTGCCTGCATCTTTCGGGTTACAATCATTTGAAGAATCAAAGCAATGCAATACATGATTATTGTAAATAGCCTAGTATTGTTAAGAGTCCATTTGCATGAAAATAAGTTTTTTCGATTCAACCTCTGCCATCTGTAGATCCGGTAAGCGGTTAGTGACAATCCAATTACTGAAACAGCATATAAATATACCGCTGTAATGAGCTTATCAATCATAGTTTTCTCCTAAAAAGCATTTGCAAAGTTGCTCTTCCCTAGGTTAGCAACCGTAATAGATGTAGTGTTCTTTTATACCATTTCATTATACAAAAAAACACAAACTAAATTGGTGATTTAAGGTAATTGTAACAAAACAGTTTCATGATTTAGTCACAAACCTCTTTCTATTGAGATGAAATTAATTCTCATTTAGTGTATAATGATTCTAAACATCGTTAGCATTCGACCTTTCTGAAATCAATCATTGGATCAAAGGTTTTAGATAGCAATCCATATAAAGGAGACCAGCATATGCAAATACAATCAACAAAGAATAAGGAACAACCTAAATGGCGTAGCTTCTTAAAAGACATTTTCATCTGCTCCCTAGGCGCATATGGCGGCCCAGAAGCGCATTACGGCGTTTTCACAGACCAGCTTGTCGTAAAGAAGAACTATCTTAGCGAAGAGGAACTCGTTGAGCTAATCGCCCTGTGCAGCATCCTACCAGGTCCGACCAGTACACAAACCATTGTTTCCATCGGTTACAAGACCGGCGGTCCCCTACTGGCTTTTCTCACCATGATGGTATGGGCGCTGCCAGTGCTTATAGCGATGACCCTTCTATCCTTTTTGTATCAGTTTCTTGAAAGCAGGAACATCTCTCATGATACCCTTCGATACATCGGTCCCATGGCTGTCGGTTTTATCGTGGTTGCCGCTTTCAGGATCGGACGCAAAGTCGTTAACGACAAACTTACAGTCGGGCTCTTGCTCTTTGGCGCACTAACCACCTATTTCATCCGTGACCCTTGGGTCTTTCCGCTAGTGTTGATCCTCGGAGGAACAGCAAGTATCGTCACATCAAAGAAAAAGGACTTATGGAACCATGTTAAACTGTCTCCACCTTGGCCATACCTAATTGCATTTACCTTCTTCACACTAGTTGGAATCGTCTTGACGCTCACGTGGGACCATCGAATTGTTCACTTATTTGAAAGCTTTTATCGATATGGATACCTCGTTTTCGGAGGCGGACAAGTTGTCGTACCTGTGATGCACAGTGAACTTGTGCTAGTCAACCAGTACATGACAAACAGCGAGTTTTTAACGGGTTACGGCCTAGTTCAAGGACTACCTGGACCAATGTTCAGTTTTAGCGCATATGCAGGTGGCATGGCTGCCCGTGGCGGAAGTACGCTACAGCAACTGCTCGGATCGATAGTAGGCGGAATAGGTATCTTCTTACCAGGTCTTCTTTTAATCTATTTTGTCTACCCCATATGGGAAAACCTAAAAAAAATCAAAGGGATCAAGGTTTCATTAAAAGGAATCAACGCAGTAGCAGGTGGTCTGATCTCTGTCTCTGCTGTAATCCTCATGCAAAAAAGCGGATTCACCCTAGATAATCTTCTAGTGATGCTACTGACAGTCGGTCTATTGCTTTCAAGAAAAATTCAAGCACCGCTTATTGTGATTGCAGTGCTTTTGATCGGTTATATTATCTAATCTATATAGGGAAGTAAAGTATGTTAAATCATTAATAGGTCATGATTATTTTCAAATGTTAATCGCCCACTGGAAGTCATCATTCAGTAATCATTCCAATAACACAGTAGAACTTGGTTATGCCATAAATTTTGTGATCATATTCATTTTTTCATCGAAGTTCACATGCTCAAATGACTTTTGACCCAGAATAAGCAACTTACTTGTAGAAGTCTTGTCATCATCCTCTAGTGCTTTGATTTTTGCATAAACGACATCCAATGTTGTCGTTATTCCTAGCTTGAATTTGTTAAGATCAAAATCTGCAGCACTCATTTCAGGCACAATCATTTCTCTTGATTCCCATACATGAGGTAACTGACCAGCTAATTGCTTTGCGGCTTCTACCTTGCCACAGTGCAAATAGACAAAACAGAGATTCGCCTTTGTGGTACTCCTTATTTTGTCATTCACACAATCCTCAAGAATCAGTTCAGAAATTCTCGTGGCCTCATCTAAGCTTTCCTTTGATACCTCATAGTCCTTATGGATCGTTAATGCCTGAGCTAACTCACACATGAATCCATAATCATTAGGATAAGTTTTAAGCGCTTTCCTGAGCTCTGTGATGGCTTCATCCACCTTGCCACTCTTAATTGCCCTATGAACAGTGCTATGAATTCTACTGATCTCTTCCTCATTTCTAAGTGTATCCATACCTAAGAGCTCATCCGTAGAAATACCAAAGAAATTTGCAATCGCCGGTATCAAGTTGATATCTGGATAAGTCATCTGATTCTCCCAGCGACTGATCGCTTGCGCCGACACTCCTAGTATTTCTGCTAGCTTGTCCTGTGTTAAACCTTTTCTTCCTCTGTGCATTTTAATTACTTCACCAATTCTTACTTGCATATCTTGTCTCCTTATATCAATGATTGGCCCACTTATATCAATTACTGGCCTAAATCAATAGTAAGGTATTCGCATTTGCTAAGCCATATCTTAATTGATGGGAATTAATCAACTAAAGTGAGAATTAACCACGCCATGACTGATGTCTTGCCGTACCTTACATCCTATTTCACATCAGACAATGAGTGTTTCTTCTGCTGTAAGCTCGTTAAAATGACGACGTCAAAACATGCTTCACTTAGTCAACACAAATTCGTCGATTATTAGCGAGGTGTCATTTTCGACTGCATAAACGCGAATCAGAATCTGAAACTGAGTTGCCTTGATCACTGTATAAACAGGGTTGTTTTCATCGTAGTAAAGCGACTTCCAATATCGCTTTGCACTGGTATCTGCTTTGTAATATTTTGATCCAGAACCACTTCCGCCAACAAGATAGGTCACACCCTTATCGATTTCTACCACTTTTTCATCTTTTACCGTAGTCCTATTGTAAATATGATCATGTCCACTTAAGACTAAATCAACTCCCAAAGCTTCAAATACTGAAGAAAATTCCCTGATGTAGTTCTCGTTGTACCTCATCGGATACACACTTCGATGCATCAATACAATCTTAAATTTGTTTTTTTCACTTAGCATGATATCATTCAGCCAAGCTGTTTGCTCTTTAAAAAGTGAAGGTGATTCTGTATCTATGACAGCAATTCTCACATTTGGCAAATCGATATAATAGTTTCTTTCCTCTAATAATATTATTCCATTGTCAGGAAAGTTGAAGCTATGAATGAAATTCTCATCAGAACCCATTACATCATGGTTGCCAATTGGAGTCATCCATAGTCTGTCATCGAAATAATCACCCATAGCCAAGTCCAAATAGTTCCACTGCTCATCCTCTTCGCCATCATCCACCAGATCGCCAGCCAATAAGTTTATGTCTGGGTTTCCAGACTCCAGCAGCATGTGCTCGTAAATCCTTCTAAAAGCATCGTATTGACTGCGCTTATAGCCTTGGATATCTCCAAAGAAGGATAGGATTACCTCTTTTGTGCCTACAGTTTCAAATTGATATTGCTGACTGATCAACTCACCTGATCTTAGGTAGTAAGTATAGCTGGTATCTGGCTTAAGCTCAATTAAGCTCGCTTTGAAAATATTTAACAACTCGGATTCAGCAAATTGTAGTTGCTCTACAAATACAGCATCATAAGTGTCCACAAGATGCCCTTGCGTGTCCAAAACTAGTACTGACGCGCTGTCTATGGATTGTGGCAAAGCAAACGTCACATTGATCATTTCAGATGGATTTTCACCTGGGGTGAGCATTAGCCTATAAGGTTTCAACTGTCCTACTAACAGTTCTTCAAAGGAAAACATGTCTTCTATATCTTCATTAGCGGATTCATTCGCATCAGCAGTTTGATCCACATCCCTTTCAATAATCACTTGATTGTCAAACGAGAAATGAATGACCGAATCGAATGCTAACTCTTGACTATGGACATTATTTAAGAAACCCACTAGTAAAAACAGCACAAGCATCTTTAATTGACTCATAGAATCATCCTTATCTTCATAGGAACTTAATCATAATTAACGATTTTTCTAAAAAGCATTTGAGTGTAGCAACCAGTAAAGGCGGATTCATATTTCTTTTGCAGCTTCCTATCGGATTCATCGAGTTCTAGGCATACTTGACTGACTTTACCATCATAGATATTAGTAAAGGATACTTTATGACCTGTTTTCAGTGAAAACAATTCATCAATGCTGTGCACTTGAGACTGAACCAAGAGCGAGCCTTTATAGCCCATCTTGACATAAAACTTTTCTGCTGATTCGACTGAACCAAGACTTATCGTTTTGATATGATATTTTTTTGCTCTTTCTTCAAGCGCATGAATCATTTTTTTAGCGATTCCGGTTCGCCTGTAGTTTTCATCAACTGCCAAAAGTGCGATTGTTAAATTATCACTATCCATCAATCTGCCAAAAACAAGGCCGATAACCTCATCTTCCTTACTCGCAAACAGCATCAAATCACTGTATTTTTCCATTCGTTCTTCCCACTTTTCAAAGGAGTATTCGGGATTATCAATAATTGGTCTACCTTTAAATACGACTTTGAAGAGGTTGAATGATTTTTTAAGTTCTTGTAAGGATGAAACATCATTTATACCGTAACCCATATGATCGGTCTCCTTAGTGATATGTCTGTAATTACCTTTCCCCTGCCAGATATATTATGATTGATCAGTTGTATAAGTTCATGCTCACATCCATCCTCAATGCATGTGTCGATGATGCAAGTCGGGTGTATGGGCATGCTTGTGCTCCATTAGATCATGGGTGTGTTCATGAGAATGTTCAAACGTGATATCCTCATCGTGCATATGCATGTGGTGCCCATCGTCATGCCTATGTTTATGCTCATGCCGCTCGTAATTATGGGCATGTTTGTGCTTGTGATCTTCCGATACGGCGAAATAAGTACCCAGCAGCATGATTGCAAGTGCGATTAGGAATGATTTTGTGATCGGTTCATGAAGGACAAGAAACGAAATCAGCACTCCTATAAATGGTGCTGTCGCATAGTATGCGCTTGTTCTTGCTGCTCCAAGGTCCCTTTGCGCCCTGATATAAAGAAAGATACCCAGTCCATATGTCACAAACCCTAGAAGCAAGGCAATCGCTATGTACAACCAATTATTACTGTATGCCTTAAGATAAAAACAAATCAGTGCAGAACCGGTTCCAGAACCCAATCCCTTGATGACCACAATTTGCAAAGGGTCCTTTAAAGATAGCATTCTTGTGCAGTTGTTTTCTAAACCCCAAAATATGCAAGCCAGTAATACAAAAATGGAGCCAAGAGAAAAGGACAGACTGCTAAAATCACTCACTGACAAGATTATGCTCGAAATAGTAATAAGTGTAATCGCAAACCACATTCTACGACCTACTGTTTCCTTGAAAATAAATAGCGCAATCAAAGAAGTCGCAACAATCTCAAAATTATTAAGTAACGATGCGTTCGCGGCTGTTGTCTTGGACAATCCAAACATCAAAAGAATTGGTGCTGCAATATCAAGAACTATCATCCAAAGAATATACTTAGTTTCATTTTTTGTGATTTGGGCTTCGAATCGTTCCTTTTTTCTCAATTCGATATAGGCATTGACACCTGCCATTCCAAAACCCGCACCTAAATATAAAAGAGCGGCCATAAGTACAGGTGGTAGTTCTCTCAAAAGAAGTTTTGCCACTGGTGAACTGACACCATATAAGAGCGCAGCCAATATCGCAAGTCCTATCGCTTTGAACTTGACACCACTGTCTTTCTTTGTCTGTATCATTGTTTCATATCCCATTTGATGTCCTCTCAATAGTTAATCGTCCCACAACTGAGTTTCGCTTAGCATTTAGTTTCTTTATTTGTGTTTCTAAACAGAAGTTACATGAGGAAATTTCATAATAGATCACACCTGTTAAAAATGCAATAGCTAAAGCTTGCCAAGAACGCAAATATGTTGATGGACCTTTTTAACATCACCCTGCCATCCTCTGATCAATTTCGGTCCTATCTGCGATTATATCAAGTTCAGTACATTCTCACCACTTTGGCAAGCCAACCTATTACCTTTAAAAGAGAAAATTATTTCATCTCATCTTCT
Proteins encoded in this window:
- a CDS encoding N-acetyltransferase → MIAYRKVSDFKRGTLFQLLKDAYAYDGRYEEHFSLNWRECDDFFYDNIHIGDSCCIVTVLDDEAIGFVSWDPRNMPDYVEIGHNCVATKFKGMKYGKLQLEEALSRNRQNELKKIIVTTNQALVPAQRNYESVGFKLVEKRVNNSETSFSGDYIDYEYQL
- the chrA gene encoding chromate efflux transporter: MQIQSTKNKEQPKWRSFLKDIFICSLGAYGGPEAHYGVFTDQLVVKKNYLSEEELVELIALCSILPGPTSTQTIVSIGYKTGGPLLAFLTMMVWALPVLIAMTLLSFLYQFLESRNISHDTLRYIGPMAVGFIVVAAFRIGRKVVNDKLTVGLLLFGALTTYFIRDPWVFPLVLILGGTASIVTSKKKDLWNHVKLSPPWPYLIAFTFFTLVGIVLTLTWDHRIVHLFESFYRYGYLVFGGGQVVVPVMHSELVLVNQYMTNSEFLTGYGLVQGLPGPMFSFSAYAGGMAARGGSTLQQLLGSIVGGIGIFLPGLLLIYFVYPIWENLKKIKGIKVSLKGINAVAGGLISVSAVILMQKSGFTLDNLLVMLLTVGLLLSRKIQAPLIVIAVLLIGYII
- a CDS encoding helix-turn-helix transcriptional regulator, encoding MQVRIGEVIKMHRGRKGLTQDKLAEILGVSAQAISRWENQMTYPDINLIPAIANFFGISTDELLGMDTLRNEEEISRIHSTVHRAIKSGKVDEAITELRKALKTYPNDYGFMCELAQALTIHKDYEVSKESLDEATRISELILEDCVNDKIRSTTKANLCFVYLHCGKVEAAKQLAGQLPHVWESREMIVPEMSAADFDLNKFKLGITTTLDVVYAKIKALEDDDKTSTSKLLILGQKSFEHVNFDEKMNMITKFMA
- a CDS encoding metallophosphoesterase family protein, with amino-acid sequence MSQLKMLVLFLLVGFLNNVHSQELAFDSVIHFSFDNQVIIERDVDQTADANESANEDIEDMFSFEELLVGQLKPYRLMLTPGENPSEMINVTFALPQSIDSASVLVLDTQGHLVDTYDAVFVEQLQFAESELLNIFKASLIELKPDTSYTYYLRSGELISQQYQFETVGTKEVILSFFGDIQGYKRSQYDAFRRIYEHMLLESGNPDINLLAGDLVDDGEEDEQWNYLDLAMGDYFDDRLWMTPIGNHDVMGSDENFIHSFNFPDNGIILLEERNYYIDLPNVRIAVIDTESPSLFKEQTAWLNDIMLSEKNKFKIVLMHRSVYPMRYNENYIREFSSVFEALGVDLVLSGHDHIYNRTTVKDEKVVEIDKGVTYLVGGSGSGSKYYKADTSAKRYWKSLYYDENNPVYTVIKATQFQILIRVYAVENDTSLIIDEFVLTK
- a CDS encoding GNAT family N-acetyltransferase, whose protein sequence is MGYGINDVSSLQELKKSFNLFKVVFKGRPIIDNPEYSFEKWEERMEKYSDLMLFASKEDEVIGLVFGRLMDSDNLTIALLAVDENYRRTGIAKKMIHALEERAKKYHIKTISLGSVESAEKFYVKMGYKGSLLVQSQVHSIDELFSLKTGHKVSFTNIYDGKVSQVCLELDESDRKLQKKYESAFTGCYTQMLFRKIVNYD
- a CDS encoding DMT family transporter: MGYETMIQTKKDSGVKFKAIGLAILAALLYGVSSPVAKLLLRELPPVLMAALLYLGAGFGMAGVNAYIELRKKERFEAQITKNETKYILWMIVLDIAAPILLMFGLSKTTAANASLLNNFEIVATSLIALFIFKETVGRRMWFAITLITISSIILSVSDFSSLSFSLGSIFVLLACIFWGLENNCTRMLSLKDPLQIVVIKGLGSGTGSALICFYLKAYSNNWLYIAIALLLGFVTYGLGIFLYIRAQRDLGAARTSAYYATAPFIGVLISFLVLHEPITKSFLIALAIMLLGTYFAVSEDHKHKHAHNYERHEHKHRHDDGHHMHMHDEDITFEHSHEHTHDLMEHKHAHTPDLHHRHMH